The window ACGAGCTCGTCGTGGATCTGCAGCAGCACGCGGGACCGCATGCCGGCGGCGACGAGATCGTCGTGAATGTGGAAGAGCGCGATCTTCATGATGTCGGCCGCACTGCCCTGGATGGGGGCGTTGAGGGCCGCACGTTCGGCGTTCTCGCGGAGCACTCGGTTGGGGCTCGTCAGGTCGGGGAACGGGCGGCGACGGCCGAAGATCGTCTCGGTGTAGCCGTCGACGCGAGCCTGCTCCACCGAGGATCGGAGGTAGTCGCGCACGGCGCCGAATCGCGCGAAGTACTCCATCATCAGCTGCTTCGCCTCGCTCTGCTCGATGCGCAGCTGCTTCGAGAGTCCGAACGCCGACAGGCCGTAGACGAGGCCGTACGACATCGCCTTGACCTTCGTACGCATCGGGGCGGTCACCTCCTCGGGCGTGACGCCGAAGACGCGCGCGCCGACGAACCGGTGGAGGTCCTCGCCCGAGTTGAACGCCTCGATGAGGCCGGGGTCGCCGGACAGATGCGCCATGATGCGCATCTCGATCTGCGAGTAGTCGGCGGTGAGAAGGGTCTCGTATCCCTCGCCCACTTCGAACGCGGCGCGGATGCGACGGCTCTCCTCGTTGCGGATCGGGATGTTCTGGAGGTTGGGGTCGGTGCTCGACAGGCGCCCGGTCTGGCTGCCGGTCTGCACGTACGTGGTGTGGATGCGGCCCCCGTCGTCGATCGCGACGTCGAGGGAGTCGATGATCTGCCGCAGCTTCGTCGCTTCGCGGTGCTGCAGGAGCAGATCGAGGAACGCGTGCGGGTGAGAGTCCTGCAGATCGGCGAGCACCGCGGCATCCGTCGAGTAGCCGGTCTTCGTCTTGCGGGTCTTGGGTAGCTGCAACTCCTCGAACAGCACCTCTTGGAGCTGCTTGGGAGAGCCCAGGTTCACCTCGTGGCCGATCGCCGCGTACGCCTGCTCGGCGAGCCGGTCGGCGCGCGAGCCCAGCTCGGCCGAGAACGACGACAGCTTGTCGTGCGACACGGCGACGCCCGCCAGCTCCATGGCGGCGAGCGTGCGAAGGGTGGGCAGCTCGATCGTGTCGAACACCTCCCGGACGCTGTCGGGAAGCTCGGCGGCCAGCGCTTCGGCGACGCGGAGCGTGAACCACGAGACCTGCCCCGGCGTCGCACCCTCGGTCTCGGGTACGAGCTGGGTCGGGTCGGCCTCGGGCAGCTTCTCGCCCAGGTAGCGGTCGACGAGGTCGGCGAGGGTCTTGTCGGGGAAGCTCGGGCGCCGGAGCCACCCGGCGAGGATGACGTCGAACACGAGCCCGTCGACGTCGAGACCGGCGCGCGAGAGGGCCTTCAGCTGCGGCTTGGCATCGGCGAAGACCTTCGGCGCGGAGGAGGCGAGCCAGGGCGCGATGGCCGCCGACAGCTCGGGGGTCCACTCCCCCTCGGCCGCAGCATCCGCCGTCGCGAGCCCCAGGCGCGTCGGGCGCCCGCCGGCGACGACCACGGTGACACCGACCTGTCCCTGGGCGGACTCCGCCCAGGCGGCCAGCGCCGCCGCGTCGAGCTCGGGAGAGGCGGGGGCCTCGGCGGTGGGCGCATCGGCGCTGCTCCCCGAGGACTGGTCGACCCCGGCCGCTTCGAACACGCGCGGCAGGAGGGTGCGGAACTCGAGTCGCGCGAAGATATCGCGGACGGCCTGAGCGTCGATGGGGCGAACGGCGAGATCGGCGGGAGCCAGAGGAAGCTCGACGTCGGTGAGGAGACGGTTCAGGTGCCGGTTGCGCCGAACGTCGTCGAGGTGCTCGCGCAGGTTGTTGCCCACGACCCCGGTCACCTTGTCGGCGTTCTCGAGCAGCGCGTCGAGCGAGCCGTACTGGGTCAGCCACTTCACGGCGGTCTTCTCACCGACCTTCGGGACGCCCGGGAGGTTGTCGCTCGTCTCGCCGACGAGCGCGGCGATCTCGGGGTACTGGGCCGGCGGCAGACCGTACTTCTCCACGACGGCGGACGGGTCGTAGCGCTTCAACTGCGAGACGCCCTGCACGTTCGGATAGAGCAGCGTCACGTCGTCGGTGACGAGTTGGATGGTGTCGCGGTCTCCCGAGCAGACGAGCACGTGGAAGCCGGCGGCGGCGCCCTGGGTCGCGAGGGTCGCGAGGATGTCGTCGGCCTCGAAGTCCTCTTTCTGGATGACGGGGATGCTCATCGCCGCCAGGCAGTCCTGGAGGATCGGGATCTGGCCCTTGAACTCGGCCGGTGTCTCGGAGCGGTTCGCCTTGTACTCGGTGTACTCGCGGGTGCGGAACGACTGCCGGGACGTGTCGAAGGCCACGGCCAGGTGTGTGGGCTGCTCGGCCTTGATCAGGTTCACGAGCATCGACAGGAATCCGTAGATGCCATTGGTGTGCTGCCCGTCCTTCGTCGAGAAGTTGTCGACGGGGAGGGCGTAGAACGCCCGGTAGGCCAGAGAATGGCCGTCGACGACGAGAAGAGTAGGCTTTCCGGAGTCCGTCACTCGTCAATGCTAACGAGGCCCGACGACACTCATCCGTCACCGAGCGAAGGCGATCATGACCGAGACCGTTTCCGACTCCCCCTCCGGTCTCGAATGGGTGAGGGGGCGCGGAATGGGTTCCCTCGCCGAGAAGATGGGCTTCGAGTGGGTCGAGTTCAGCGTGGAGCGCGCGGTCGCCACGATGCCCGTGGAGGGCAACACGCAGCCGGTTGGACTGCTGCACGGCGGCGCGTATGTCGTGCTCGGCGAGTCGCTGGGCTCGATGGCGGCGAACCTCTACGCCGGGCCGGGGAGGCTCGCGGTCGGCGTGGACATCAACGCGACCCACACGCGATCGGCGACCTCGGGCATCGTCACGGGGGTCTGCACGCCGATCCACCTCGGTCGCTCGATCACGGTCCACGAGATCGTCGTGACCGACGAGCAGGGCCGTCGCTGCTCGACGGTCCGCATCACGAACCACATTAAGGACGCCCCGCAGAAATGAAGAACGGATGCTGGTTCTCAGCATCCGTTCTTCGGTGAGGTTCTGATGAGGTCGCGCTACTTCTTCGGCGCGAGCTGCTCGATGATGGCTTTGGCCACGTCCTGCATCGTCAGGCGGCGGTCCATGGACGCCTTCTGGATCCAGCGGAAGGCCTCGGGCTCGGTGAGACCCATCTTCTCGTTCAGGAGACCCTTGGCGCGGTCGACGAGCTTGCGCGTCTCGAAGCGCTCGACCATGTCGGCGACCTCGGCCTCGAGCGTGATGATCTGGTCGTAACGGGCCAGGGCGATCTCGATCGCGGGGAGCAGATCGTTGGGGGTGAAGGGCTTCACCACGTAGGCGAGTGCACCCGCCTCGCTGGCGCGCTCGACGAGCTCCTTCTGGCTGAACGCCGTCAGCAGCACCACCGGGGCGATGTGGTTCTTGCTCAGACGCTCGGCAGCGCTGATGCCGTCGAGCTGCGGCATCTTCACGTCCATGATGACGAGGTCGGGGCGCAGCTCGGTGGCGAGCTGAACCGCGGTCTCCCCGTCGCCCGCCTCGCCGACGACGTCGAAGCCGTTGTCACGCAGGATCTCGACGATGTCGAGGCGGATGAGCGACTCATCCTCCGCGACCACGACACGGCGGGGGGCGGATGCCACGGGGGCGGTGCCCGGATCTAGGTCAGTCACGTATTCATCCTAAGACAGGGGGTCGGCATACCCGCCGATACCCGGGGTGGGGGGAAAGAGCCAGGAGCCGAATTCACGGACGATGGACTTCTCACTGGAGTGCCGGTGGTGGGATTCGAACCCACACGCCCTTTCGGACAGAGCATTTTGAGTGCCCCGCGTCTGCCGTTCCGCCACACCGGCGAGCACTTCAGCATCCGAACCATATCGCACGGGCGTCCGAGAACCCGGACGCCCGTGCGAGGGATCAGGCTTCGCGCTGATAGATGGGCGCCGCACCGTGGACGGCGTCGCCGATCTTGTGCACGCGCAGGTCGTTGGTCGACCCCGCGATTCCCGGAGGGGAACCGGAGATGACGATGACCTTGTCGCCGACCTTCGCGAGGTCGTTCGAGAGGAAGTAGTCGTCGACCTGGAGGAACATCATGTCGGTGTGCTCGACGTGCTCCACCAGGGTCGAACGCACGCCCCAGGTGAGGGCGAGACGACGACGGATGCCCGGCTCGGGCGTGAACGCGATCATCGGGATGGGCGAGCGCAGGCGCGACATGCGGCGCGCGGAGTCGCCCGACTCGGTGAAGATGCAGAGGTACTTGGCCTCGACGAACTCGGCGACCTCGATCGCGGCGAGCGTGATCGCCCCGCCCTGGGTGCGCGGCTTGGTCGTCAGGCGTGCGATGCGGTCGAGACCGTGCTCCTCGGTGGAGGCCACGATGCGGGCCATCGTCTCGACGACGACGACCGGGTACTGTCCGACGCTGGTCTCGCCCGAGAGCATGACCGCGTCGGCGCCGTCGAGGACGGCGTTGGCGACGTCGCTGGTCTCGGCGCGGGTGGGCACCGGGTTCGTGATCATCGACTCGAGCATCTGCGTCGCGACGATGACGGGCTTCGCCATCCGGCGGGCAAGCTCCACCGCGCGCTTCTGGACGATCGGCACCGCTTCGAGCGGCAGCTCGACGCCCAGGTCGCCGCGGGCGACCATGATGCCGTCGAACGCGTCGATGATGGCCTCGAGGTTGTCGACGGCCTGCGGCTTCTCGATCTTCGCGATGACGGGAACCGTGCGGTTCTCCTCGGCCATGATCACGTGAACGCGCTCGATGTCGGACGCGTCGCGGACGAAGGAGAGCGCGATGAGGTCGGCGCCGGTGCGCAGACCCCAGCGGAGGTCGTCCTCGTCCTTCTCGGACAGCGCGGGCACGTTGACGGCCACGCCCGGGAGGTTGATGCCCTTGTTGTTGGAGACCGGACCCCCGACGATGACCTCGGTGGTCACGGTCACGCCGTCGGTCTCGATGACCTGGACGCGCACCTTGCCGTCGTCGATCAGGAGGTAGTCGCCGGGCTTCACGTCCTGGGGCAGGCCCTTGAAGGTCGTCGAGACGATCTCCTTGGTGCCGGCGATGTCTTCGACGGTGATCTTGAAGATGTCACCGGCGGCCAGCTCGTGGGGGCCGTCGGAGAAGCGACCGAGGCGGATCTTCGGCCCCTGGAGGTCGACGAGGATCGCGACCGGCTTGCCGGCGTCGTCGGCGGCCCGACGCACGTTCGCGTAGTTGCCCTCGTGCACGGAGTAGTCGCCGTGGCTGAGGTTCAGACGGGCGACGTCGACACCCGCGTCGATGATCGCGCGAACGCTCTCATAGGTCGATGTGGCGGGTCCTAGCGTTGCGACGATCTTGGCGCGTCTCATCGGTATTTTTCTCCGAAAGATGGGGGTCGGGTGGAAGGCCTCGGCCAGCCTACGCGGGCAGAAGGCCGATCGCGACATCGGAAGGACGCACCGGAGCGGGAAGCTCGGTGGAACCCATCAGGAACCGGTCGACCTCGGCGGCCGCGGCACGCCCCTCGGCGATGGCCCACACGATGAGCGACTGTCCGCGACCCGCGTCGCCGGCGACGAAGACGCCCGGTGCCGTGGTCGCGTAGGTCGAGTCGCGCTCGACGGCTCCGCGCCCGGTGAACTGCGCGCCGAGCTGGTCTTCGAGCTGCGTGCGCTCGGGACCGGTGAAGCCCATCGCGATGAGGATGAGGTCGGCCGGGATCTCCCGCTCGGTGCCGCTCTTGGGGATGCGGCGTCCGTCGACGTACTCGGTCTCGGCCACGCGCAGCGCGCGCACCTCGCCCGAGACGTTGCCGAGGAACTCGACGGTCGATGCCAGGAACATCCGCTCGCCGCCCTCCTCGTGCGCGGAGGCCATCTCGAACAGCGTCGGCGTCATGGGCCACGGCTGCGTCTCGGGGCGCTCCTCGGGCGGCTGCTTGCCGATCGCGAGGTTCGTGACGCTGAGCGCACCCTGGCGGTGCGCGGTGCCGATGCAGTCGGCGCCGGTGTCGCCGCCGCCGATGACGACGACGTGCTTGCCCTCGGCCGAGATCTGGTGCGGCACCTGGTCGCCCGCGACGGCCTTGTTCGACTCGACGAGGTACTCCATGGCGAAGTGGACGCCGTCGAGGTCGCGACCGGGGATCGGCAGGTCGCGCGGCAGCGTGGCGCCGGTGGCGACGACGACCGCGTCGTAGCGGGCGCGCAGGGCGTCCCACGTGATGTCCTTGCCGATCTCGACGCCGGCGCGGAAGCGGGTGCCCTCGTCCTGCATCTGCCGCAGGCGTGCCTCGAGGTGGCGCTTCTCCATCTTGAAGTCGGGGATGCCGTAGCGCAGCAGGCCGCCGATGCGGTCGTCGCGCTCGTACACGGCGACGGTGTGGCCCGCGCGGGTGAGCTGCTGGGCGGCGGCGAGTCCGGCGGGGCCGGAGCCCACGACGGCCACGGTCTTACCGGTCAGACGCCCCGGGGGCTCGGGCTCGACCCAGCCGTTCGAGAACGCCTCGTCGATGATCGAGACCTCGATCTGCTTGATCGTCACGGCCGGCTGGTTGATGCCGAGCACGCACGAGCTCTCGCAGGGGGCGGGGCACAGGCGTCCGGTGAACTCGGGGAAGTTGTTGGTCGCGTGCAGGCGTTCGATCGCCGAGCGGCCCTCCCCCCGCCAGGTGAGGTCGTTCCACTCCGGGATCAGGTTGCCGAGCGGGCAGCCCTTGTGACAGAACGGGATGCCGCAGTCCATGCAGCGGCCCGCCTGACGACGGAGCACGGCGGAATCGCCGGGCTCGTAGACCTCTTTGTAGTCCATGATGCGCACGGGGATGGGGCGCCGAGCGGGCACCTCACGGTCCGTGACCTTCAGAAAACCTTTCGGGTCAGCCACCCGTCACCTCCAGAATGCGGCTCCAGACCACGTCTCCGTCGGGGTCGAGCCCCTCGTCGACGGCGGTCTGACGCGTCTGCAGCACCGCGGCGTAGTCGCGCGGCACCACACGGACGAAGTTGGCGAGCTCTGCCTCGAAGTCGTCGAGGAGCTGGCCCGCGAGGGTCGAACCCGTTTCGGCACGGTGCTGCTCGAGCAGGTCGCGCAGCATCTCGGCGTCGCCGGAACCGAGCGCACCGAGTTCGAGCTCGCCCGAGGTGAGGGCCTCGCGGTTCACGAGGGCCTCGTCGAGCTTGTAGATGTAGGCCGTTCCGCCCGACATGCCCGCCCCGAGGTTGCGACCGGTCGCGCCGAGGATCACGGCGAGACCGCCCGTCATGTATTCGAGCGCGTGGTCGCCCACGCCCTCGACGACGGCGGTGGCGCCGGAGTTGCGGACGAAGAACCGCTCCCCCACCACGCCATTCAGGAACATCCACCCCTGCGTCGCGCCGTACCCGATGACGTTGCCGGCGATGACGTTCTCGGATGCGGCGAAGACCGAGTCGCGCGGCGGCCGGATCACGATCTGCCCGCCCGAGAGTCCCTTGCCGACGTAGTCGTTCGAGTCGCCTTCGAGGCGGAGCGTGATGCCGGAGGGCATGAACGCTCCGAACGACTGGCCCGCCGAACCGGTGAGGCGCACCTCGATGGATCCGGGAGGCAGCCCGTTCTCGCCGTGCGCGCGCGTGACGCGGTGGCCGAGCATGGTTCCGACGGCGCGCTCGGTGTTGCGGATCGGCAGGTCGATCTCGATGTGCCCGCCGTGGGCGATCACGTCCTGCGCGCGCTCGATGAGCTGCACGTCGAAGTGCTCCTCCAGCTCGTGGTTCTGCTCCCGGCCGTGACGGCGGGGAACGTCGTCCGCGAAGCGGGGGCCTTCGAGGATCGGCGCGAGGTCGAGACCGCTCGCCTTCCAGTGGTCGAGGGCGCCGTCGACGTCGAGGAGCTCGGCGTGGCCGATGGCCTCGTCGAGCGAGCGGAAGCCGAGCTCGGCGAGGTACTCGCGCACCTCCTCGGCGATGAACTCCATGAAGTTCACGACGAACTCCGGCTTGCCGGTGAAACGCGATCGCAGAACGGGGTTCTGCGTGGCGACCCCGACCGGGCAGGTGTCGAGGTGGCAGACGCGCATCATGATGCAGCCCGAGACGACGAGCGGTGCGGTCGCGAATCCGAACTCCTCGGCACCGAGCAGGGCGCCGACGATCACGTCACGACCGGTCTTCAGCTGACCGTCGACCTGCACGACCACCCGGTCGCGCATGCCGTTGAGCATCAGCGTCTGCTGCGTCTCGGCCAGACCCAGCTCCCACGGGGTGCCCGCGTGCTTCAGCGAGTTCAGCGGGCTCGCGCCCGTGCCGCCGTCCTGTCCGGAGACGAGGATCACGTCGCTGAGCGCCTTGGCGACGCCGGCCGCGACCGCGCCGATGCCCGACTGGCTGACGAGCTTCGTGTGGATGCGCGCCTCGGGGTTCGCCCGCTTCAGGTCGAAGATGAGCTGCTTGAGGTCTTCGATCGAGTAGATGTCGTGGTGCGGCGGCGGGGAGATGAGTCCGACGCCGGCGGTGGCGTGGCGCGTGCGCGCCACCCACGGGTAGACCTTCGTCGGGGGCAGCTGGCCGCCCTCGCCGGGCTTCGCGCCCTGGGCGAGCTTGATCTGGATGTCCTCGGCCTGCGTCAGGTAGAGGCTCGTCACGCCGAAGCGACCCGAGGCGACCTGCTTGATGGCGCTACGACGCACCGGGTCGAGCAGGCGGTCGACGTCTTCGCCGCCCTCTCCGGTGTTCGACTTCGCGCCGATGCTGTTCATCGCGACAGCGAGGGTCTCGTGCGCTTCCTGGGAGATCGAGCCGTAGCTCATCGCTCCGGTGGAGAAGCGCTTCACGATCGCCGAGACCGGCTCGACCTGGTCGAGGGGCACCGGTGGCCGCACCCCATGACGGAGGCCGAACATGCCGCGGAGCGTCTTGAGCTCCTGCGCCTGGTCGTCGATGAGCTTCGTGTACTCGCGGAAGATGTCGTAGCGCCGCTCGCGGGTGGCGTGCTGCAGACGGAAGACGGTGTCGGGGTTGAACAGGTGCGGTTCCGCGTCGCGCCGCCACTGGTACTCGCCACCGGTCCACAGTCGCTCGTGAGCGCGCACCGCGGCGTCCTCGGGGTACGCATAGGCGTGGCGCGCGGCGTTCTCCGCCGCGATGACGTCGATGCCGATGCCGCCGAGCTTCGTCTCGGTGCCCGTGAAGTAGGCGTCGACGAGCTCCTGCGAGAGACCGATGGCCTCGAAGACCTGGGCTCCCGCGTAGGAGGACACGGTCGAGATGCCCATCTTCGACATGATCTTCAGCACGCCCTTGCCGAGGCCGTAGATCAGGTTCTTGACGGCCTTCTGCGGGGTGACGTCGGTGATGCGTCCGGCGCGCACGAGGTACTCGACGGTCTCCATCGCCAGGTACGGGTTGACCGCGGAGGCGCCGTAGCCGATGAGGGTCGCGACGTGGTGCACCTCGCGGACGTCGCCCGCCTCCACGACGAGTCCCACCTTCATGCGGGTCTCGTTGCGGATGAGGTGGTGGTGCACGGCCGCGAGCATGAGCAGCGACGGGATCGGCGCGAGGTCCTTGTTCGAGTCGCGGTCGCTGAGCACGATGAACTCGGCGCCGTCCTCGATCGCGTGGTCGACCTCGCGGCACATCTGCGTGAGCCGCTTCTGCATGCCTTTGTGGCCGGCCTCGACGCGGTAGAGACCGCGGATCGTCACCGACGAGCGCCCGGGGAGGGCGGTGTCGATGTGCTGGATCTTCGCGAGCTCGTCGTTGTCGATCACGGGGAAGTCGAGCGTCACGGTGCGGGTGTGGTCGGCGCCCCACTGCAGCAGGTTGCGCTCGGGGCCGAGCCCGAGGGCGAGCGAGGTCACGACCTCTTCGCGGATCGAGTCCAGCGGCGGGTTCGTGACCTGCGCGAACTGCTGGGTGAAGTAGTCGAAGAGGAGGCGGGGGCGCTCGCTGAGCACGGCGACCGGAGTGTCGCTGCCCATCGCGCCGAGCGGTTCGGCGCCCTTCTGGCCCATCGGGGTCAGGAGGATGCGCACCTCCTCCTCGGTGTAGCCGAAGGTGCGCTGGCGGCGGGTGATCGACGCGATCGGGTGCACGATGTGCTCGCGCTCGGGCAGCTCGGACAGGCGCACGCGACCGGCGTCGAGCCATTCCTGCCACGGCTCCTGCGCGGCGAGCTCCGCCTTGATCTCCGAGTCGTCGACGATGCGGCCCTGGGCGGTGTCGACGAGGAACATGCGCCCGGGACGCAGGCGGCCGCGGCTCTTGATGCGCTCGGGCGCGAAGTCGAGCACACCCGTCTCGCTGCCGATCACGACCAGTCCGTCGGTCGTCTCGGTCCAGCGACCGGGGCGGAGGCCGTTGCGGTCGAGCGTCGCCCCGACGAGCGTGCCGTCGGTGAAGATGAGGGCGGCCGGGCCGTCCCAGGGCTCCATCTGCATGGAGTGGTAGTCGTAGAAGGCGCGCAGATCGGGCGCGATGGTCGCCTGCTTCTCGTATGCCTCGGGGACCATCATCATGACCGCGTGCGGGAGGCTGCGCCCGGTGAGGGTGAGCAGCTCCAGCACCTCGTCGAACGAGGCGGAGTCGCTCGCGCCGTCGGTGCAGATGGGCAGCAGCGGCCGGATGTCGCCGAGCAGTTCCGACTCGAGCTGCGACTGGCGCGCACGCATCCAGTTGCGGTTGCCCTTGACGGTGTTGATCTCACCGTTGTGGGCCAGCATTCGCAGCGGCTGAGCGAGCGGCCACGACGGGAAGGTGTTGGTCGAGTACCGGGAGTGGACGACGGCGAGCTCCGACACGAACCGCTCGTCCTGGAGGTCGGGGTAGAACGGCTCGAGCTGCAGCGTCGTGACCATGCCCTTGTAGCCGAGCGTGCGGCTGGACAGCGACACGAAGTAGGCGTTGAGCTCGATGGTCGCGCGCTTGCGCAGCCGGTAGACGCGGCGATCGAGGTCGATACCCGACAGCGCCGCGGCGTCGCCGACGGCCGGGCGGGACACGAACAGCTGCTCGAAGGCCGGGCGTGCCTCGAAGGCCAGCTTTCCGAGATGCTCGTCGTCGGTGGGCACCTCGCGCCAGCCGAGCACGACGAGGTTCTCTGCCGCCGCGAGCCGTTCGATCCCCGCCTTCATGTCGGCGCGGGCCTCGCTCTCGAGCGGCAGGAAGATCATTCCTGCCGCGTACTCCCCCATCGGAGGCAGGTCGAAGTCGACGACGGCGCGCAGGAACGCGTCCGGCATCTGCGTCAGGATGCCCGCACCGTCGCCGGTGCCGGCGTCGGAGCCGATGGCGCCGCGGTGTTCGAGATTGCGCAGCGCCGTCAGCGCCAGCTCGACGATGTCGTGGCCGGCTTCGCCGCGGAGGGTCGCCACCATGGCCAGACCGCACGCGTCTTTCTCGAAGGCCGGGTTGTACATCCCCTGCTTAGCGGGGAACGCGCCGCCGACGGCGGCGACGGAACGAGGGCTCGAAGGCATACCTGCCGTCCTCACGTTGATTCTCAGGATGGGACGACGTCGGCCCTGGAAGGATTTATTTCGTGACGGAGGTGCTTGTGGCGCTGCCGACGGGTGATGTTGTCGCGGGCGGCTCGCTCACGTCGACGAAGTCGTGGGGTTCAGGCGATTGTACAGCCCCCGCACCCTTGGCTTCGCGACCCGGCATGTACGGAGACGGTTCATAGCCGGGGTGACGGCGCTTCTGCACGATCATGATGACCAGGCCGACCACGACGCCGAGGAGGGCCGCCGCGACGTTCGTGCGGAGGCCGAGGATGATCTCGCTGGGGTCGATGCGGATGGTCTCCCAGATGGCGCGTCCGGTGCCGTACCAGATCAGGTACAGGCCGAAGGTGCGTCCCCACTGCAGCCGGAAGGCGCGCGCGGCGAGGATGATCACGGCCGCACCGAGCAGGTTCCAGAGAACCTCGTAGAGGAATGTCGGGTGGAACAGCGTGTCGGGCTGGAGCCCGGGCGGGAAGGCGGGGTTGTCGCTGTCGATCTCGAGACCCCAGGGCAGGTCGGTCGGCAGTCCGAACAGCTCCTGGTTGAACCAGTTGCCGAAACGGCCGAGCGCCTGGGCGATGATGAGGCCGGGGGCCAGTGCGTCGGCGAACGTCCAGAACCGGATGCCGGTCCAGCGGCAGCCGAGGTAGGCGCCGACGGCGCCCCCGATGAGCGCACCGAAGATGGCGATGCCGCCCTCCCAGATCGCCCAGACGGAGCCCGGCATGAACGGATTCCACGTGTTGATGCCTTCGCCGAAGTAATCGCCGGGGTGCGTGAGCACGTGGTAGATCCGCGCGCCGACGATGCCGAGGGGCACGGCCAGCAGGCAGATGTCGATCACGACCCAGGGCTCGGCACCGCGCTTCGTGAGGCGGTAGTTCGTCAACAGCACCGCGGCCACGATCCCCGCGATGATGCAGAGGGCGTAGAAGTGGATCGGCACGGGTCCGATGAAGAACCGGTTGATCTCCGGACTCGGGATGCTGGCGAGCACGCTGATAGGCGCGCTCGTAGGAACGAACGTCATGAGCAGAAGTCTAGAGTCGATCCGCGGTGCCCGCAGACAGGGCCTGCGCGGTCTCGGCGAGACCCTCGACCCCGCCGTCGCGCAGCGCGCGGACGAGCGCGGTGCCGACGATCGCGCCGTCGGCGTACTCGAGCACACCCTCGATCTGGTCGGCCGTCGAGATCCCGATGCCGACGCAGGCGCGCTCGGCGCCGTGTTCGCGCAGGCGTGCCACGAGGGTGCGCGCAGCGGCGTCCAGCTCGGTGCGCTCCCCGGTGATGCCCATGGTCGAGACCGTGTACACGAAACCGGTCGAGGATCGCGCGATGAGTTCGAGGCGCTCCTCGGTCGAGGTCGGTGCGGCCAGGAACACCCGGTCGAGCCCGGTGCGCTCGCTCGCCGCGATCCACTCCCCGGCGACGTCCGGCGTGATGTCGGGGGTGATGAGCCCCGCGCCCCCGGCGGCCAGGAGATCGTCGGCGAACCGGTCGACCCCGTACTGCAGAACGGGGTTCCAGTAGGTCATCACGAGCACCGGCACCTCGACGCGACGGGTGACCTCGCGGATGACCGTGAACAGGTCGCTCAGGCGGAAGCCGGCGGCCAGCGCCACCTGGGTGGCCTCCTGGATGATCGGACCGTCCATCACGGGGTCGCTGTAGGGCGGGCCGATCTCGAGGATGTCGGCGCCGTTCTCGGCGAGGGCCACCGCGGCGTCGATGCTGGTCTGGATGTCGGGGAAGCCGGCCGGCAGGTAGGCGACGAACGCGCCGCGCCCGGCGGCGTGGGCGGCGTCGATCGCCGCAGCGACACGGGAGGTCACAGTTCGATCCCCTCTCCCTTGGCGTCGTCCTCTGCCTCGGGCACGACGACGGGCGCGTTCTCGGCGTCGTACAGCTCGAAGTAGCGGGCGGCGGTGTCCATGTCCTTATCGCCGCGGCCGGAGAGGCAGACGGCGATCACCGCGTCCGAGCCGAGCTCGCGGCCCACGCGCAGGGCGCCCGCGAGGGCGTGCGCCGACTCGATGGCAGGGATGATGCCCTCGGTCTTGGAGAGCAGGCGCAGCGCCTGCATCGCCTCGTCGTCGGTCGCGGGGATGTATTCCGCGCGCCCGATCGACGACAACCAGGCGTGCTCCGGGCCGACTCCCGGATAGTCGAGACCGGCCGAGATCGAGTGCGACTCGACGGTCTGGCCGTCCTCGTCCTGCAGGACGAACGTCTTCGCGCCGTGCAGGACGCCCGGGCGGCCGCGTTCGATGGATGCGGCGTGGCGGGGCGTGTCGACCCCGTCGCCGGCGGCTTCCACGCCGTAGAGGCGGACCGCGTCGTCGTCGAGGAAGGCGTCGAACATGCCGATCGCGTTCGAGCCGCCGCCGACGCAGGCGAAGACCGCGTCGGGAAGGCGGCCGAGCTCGTCGAGGAACTGCGCGCGCGCCTCCTCGCCGATGACCTTCTGGAAG is drawn from Microbacterium hatanonis and contains these coding sequences:
- a CDS encoding glutamate synthase subunit beta is translated as MADPKGFLKVTDREVPARRPIPVRIMDYKEVYEPGDSAVLRRQAGRCMDCGIPFCHKGCPLGNLIPEWNDLTWRGEGRSAIERLHATNNFPEFTGRLCPAPCESSCVLGINQPAVTIKQIEVSIIDEAFSNGWVEPEPPGRLTGKTVAVVGSGPAGLAAAQQLTRAGHTVAVYERDDRIGGLLRYGIPDFKMEKRHLEARLRQMQDEGTRFRAGVEIGKDITWDALRARYDAVVVATGATLPRDLPIPGRDLDGVHFAMEYLVESNKAVAGDQVPHQISAEGKHVVVIGGGDTGADCIGTAHRQGALSVTNLAIGKQPPEERPETQPWPMTPTLFEMASAHEEGGERMFLASTVEFLGNVSGEVRALRVAETEYVDGRRIPKSGTEREIPADLILIAMGFTGPERTQLEDQLGAQFTGRGAVERDSTYATTAPGVFVAGDAGRGQSLIVWAIAEGRAAAAEVDRFLMGSTELPAPVRPSDVAIGLLPA
- the gltB gene encoding glutamate synthase large subunit; the protein is MPSSPRSVAAVGGAFPAKQGMYNPAFEKDACGLAMVATLRGEAGHDIVELALTALRNLEHRGAIGSDAGTGDGAGILTQMPDAFLRAVVDFDLPPMGEYAAGMIFLPLESEARADMKAGIERLAAAENLVVLGWREVPTDDEHLGKLAFEARPAFEQLFVSRPAVGDAAALSGIDLDRRVYRLRKRATIELNAYFVSLSSRTLGYKGMVTTLQLEPFYPDLQDERFVSELAVVHSRYSTNTFPSWPLAQPLRMLAHNGEINTVKGNRNWMRARQSQLESELLGDIRPLLPICTDGASDSASFDEVLELLTLTGRSLPHAVMMMVPEAYEKQATIAPDLRAFYDYHSMQMEPWDGPAALIFTDGTLVGATLDRNGLRPGRWTETTDGLVVIGSETGVLDFAPERIKSRGRLRPGRMFLVDTAQGRIVDDSEIKAELAAQEPWQEWLDAGRVRLSELPEREHIVHPIASITRRQRTFGYTEEEVRILLTPMGQKGAEPLGAMGSDTPVAVLSERPRLLFDYFTQQFAQVTNPPLDSIREEVVTSLALGLGPERNLLQWGADHTRTVTLDFPVIDNDELAKIQHIDTALPGRSSVTIRGLYRVEAGHKGMQKRLTQMCREVDHAIEDGAEFIVLSDRDSNKDLAPIPSLLMLAAVHHHLIRNETRMKVGLVVEAGDVREVHHVATLIGYGASAVNPYLAMETVEYLVRAGRITDVTPQKAVKNLIYGLGKGVLKIMSKMGISTVSSYAGAQVFEAIGLSQELVDAYFTGTETKLGGIGIDVIAAENAARHAYAYPEDAAVRAHERLWTGGEYQWRRDAEPHLFNPDTVFRLQHATRERRYDIFREYTKLIDDQAQELKTLRGMFGLRHGVRPPVPLDQVEPVSAIVKRFSTGAMSYGSISQEAHETLAVAMNSIGAKSNTGEGGEDVDRLLDPVRRSAIKQVASGRFGVTSLYLTQAEDIQIKLAQGAKPGEGGQLPPTKVYPWVARTRHATAGVGLISPPPHHDIYSIEDLKQLIFDLKRANPEARIHTKLVSQSGIGAVAAGVAKALSDVILVSGQDGGTGASPLNSLKHAGTPWELGLAETQQTLMLNGMRDRVVVQVDGQLKTGRDVIVGALLGAEEFGFATAPLVVSGCIMMRVCHLDTCPVGVATQNPVLRSRFTGKPEFVVNFMEFIAEEVREYLAELGFRSLDEAIGHAELLDVDGALDHWKASGLDLAPILEGPRFADDVPRRHGREQNHELEEHFDVQLIERAQDVIAHGGHIEIDLPIRNTERAVGTMLGHRVTRAHGENGLPPGSIEVRLTGSAGQSFGAFMPSGITLRLEGDSNDYVGKGLSGGQIVIRPPRDSVFAASENVIAGNVIGYGATQGWMFLNGVVGERFFVRNSGATAVVEGVGDHALEYMTGGLAVILGATGRNLGAGMSGGTAYIYKLDEALVNREALTSGELELGALGSGDAEMLRDLLEQHRAETGSTLAGQLLDDFEAELANFVRVVPRDYAAVLQTRQTAVDEGLDPDGDVVWSRILEVTGG